The following coding sequences are from one Methanohalophilus halophilus window:
- the msrA gene encoding peptide-methionine (S)-S-oxide reductase MsrA, translating to MSLKPMEKATFAAGCFWGIEAAFREVEGVISTRVGYTGGSVPNPSYKEVCTGRTGHAEAVEITYDPQIVSYEQMLDIFWNIHDPTTSNRQGPDVGTQYRSAIFYHDKKQKEIALSCLHKLQQSGKFKAIVTEIEPASEFYPAEDYHQQYFEKMGICSSGKCGWK from the coding sequence ATGAGTTTGAAACCTATGGAAAAAGCGACATTTGCTGCCGGATGCTTCTGGGGGATTGAGGCAGCATTCAGGGAAGTTGAAGGCGTTATTAGCACACGGGTTGGTTACACAGGAGGGAGTGTACCCAATCCCTCTTATAAGGAAGTTTGTACCGGACGTACAGGCCACGCTGAAGCTGTTGAGATTACTTATGATCCACAAATTGTAAGTTATGAACAAATGCTGGATATTTTCTGGAATATTCATGATCCTACAACATCTAATCGACAGGGGCCGGATGTTGGAACACAATATCGCTCTGCTATATTTTATCATGACAAAAAACAAAAAGAAATTGCTCTGAGTTGCCTTCATAAGCTACAGCAATCAGGCAAATTCAAGGCTATAGTTACAGAAATTGAGCCCGCTTCTGAATTTTATCCTGCAGAAGATTATCATCAGCAATATTTCGAAAAAATGGGGATATGTAGTTCCGGAAAATGTGGCTGGAAATAA
- a CDS encoding shikimate kinase: MIITLIGMAGVGKSTIGKLLATHLGYSFVDVDDLIMQRIGGPLQDYLDEKGDSAFIKVEEDAILDLDLRDKMVISTGGSAIYSEAAMEILSEKSLIILLDDTFPNIRKRISHPWKRGLVGFREKGIKKLYLERWQLYRKYADIVVDINGMANKKKVVDDIVEKSKELYNSTFDTFSL, from the coding sequence ATGATCATTACCCTAATTGGAATGGCCGGTGTCGGAAAAAGCACTATTGGTAAGCTTCTTGCCACCCATTTAGGCTATAGCTTTGTTGATGTGGATGACCTTATCATGCAAAGAATAGGTGGACCATTACAGGATTATCTTGACGAAAAGGGAGATTCAGCTTTTATCAAAGTTGAAGAGGATGCCATACTGGATTTGGATTTAAGGGATAAAATGGTGATTTCTACAGGCGGTAGTGCAATCTACTCAGAAGCTGCAATGGAAATCCTTTCTGAAAAATCTTTAATCATACTCCTTGATGATACCTTTCCAAATATAAGAAAAAGGATATCCCATCCCTGGAAAAGAGGGCTCGTGGGTTTCCGGGAAAAAGGAATTAAGAAATTGTATCTGGAAAGGTGGCAATTGTACCGGAAATATGCAGATATTGTTGTTGACATTAACGGAATGGCAAACAAAAAGAAAGTTGTAGATGATATTGTGGAAAAGAGTAAAGAACTCTATAATTCCACTTTTGACACTTTCAGTTTGTGA
- a CDS encoding PFL family protein, with translation MFIHPEEIMETIQMISSMNLDIRTVTMGINLRDCAHPDIETFNDNIHEKMTRCASKLVDVADEVEQMYGIPIINKRISVTPIATIAETFTQEEIVSIARTLDRAANEIGVDFIGGFTALVHKGMTDGDRRLINAIPEALAVTEKVCSSVNVATTKAGINMNAVNLMGKVIKETADLTRDREGIGCAKLVVFANAPEDNPFMAGAFHGVGEADCVINVGVSGPGVVNSAIRDLDNPDLGEIAECIKKTAFKITRMGEMTGREVSRRLEADFGVVDLSLAPTPEVGDSVAAILEAMGLESCGTHGTTAALALLNDAVKKGGAMASSSVGGLSGAFIPVSEDAGMIEAVKRGSLKLDKLEAMTSVCSVGLDMIAVPGDTSSYTISAIMADEMAIGMINRKTTAVRIIPAPGKKTGDMVEYGGLLGSCPVMPVHKFSSEEFVKKAGRIPAPIQALTN, from the coding sequence ATGTTCATTCATCCTGAAGAAATAATGGAAACCATTCAGATGATTTCCAGCATGAACCTTGACATACGAACTGTCACAATGGGAATCAATCTGCGAGATTGTGCTCATCCTGATATTGAGACTTTTAATGACAACATTCATGAAAAAATGACACGTTGCGCCAGCAAACTGGTTGATGTTGCAGACGAAGTCGAACAAATGTATGGCATACCCATAATCAATAAACGTATATCTGTTACACCAATTGCCACAATTGCAGAAACTTTCACACAGGAAGAGATAGTTTCCATTGCAAGGACTCTTGACAGGGCAGCCAATGAGATTGGAGTTGATTTCATAGGTGGTTTCACCGCTCTTGTCCATAAAGGGATGACAGATGGTGACAGACGGCTTATTAATGCAATCCCTGAGGCTCTTGCAGTTACGGAAAAGGTTTGTTCTTCTGTTAATGTGGCAACTACGAAAGCCGGCATAAACATGAATGCTGTGAATCTTATGGGAAAAGTGATTAAAGAAACTGCAGACCTTACCAGGGACAGGGAAGGTATTGGCTGTGCTAAACTCGTAGTTTTTGCAAACGCCCCGGAAGATAATCCTTTTATGGCTGGTGCTTTTCACGGAGTAGGTGAGGCTGATTGCGTCATAAACGTGGGCGTAAGTGGCCCCGGTGTTGTGAATTCTGCTATAAGGGACCTGGATAATCCTGACCTTGGAGAAATCGCTGAGTGTATAAAGAAAACGGCCTTTAAAATCACAAGAATGGGAGAGATGACCGGCAGGGAAGTATCCAGGAGACTCGAAGCTGACTTTGGGGTCGTGGACCTCTCACTTGCACCCACACCTGAAGTTGGTGATAGTGTAGCAGCTATCCTTGAGGCAATGGGACTGGAAAGTTGTGGCACCCACGGAACCACAGCAGCTCTTGCATTGTTGAATGATGCGGTAAAGAAAGGCGGTGCAATGGCATCATCTTCTGTAGGCGGACTAAGTGGGGCTTTTATACCTGTAAGTGAAGATGCAGGAATGATAGAGGCTGTGAAACGTGGTTCACTGAAACTGGATAAGCTCGAAGCAATGACATCTGTATGTTCGGTGGGATTGGATATGATTGCAGTTCCCGGTGACACTTCATCCTATACGATTTCGGCAATTATGGCCGATGAAATGGCTATAGGAATGATAAACAGGAAAACAACAGCAGTGCGCATCATTCCTGCACCGGGCAAAAAAACGGGAGATATGGTTGAGTACGGAGGATTGCTTGGAAGCTGTCCTGTCATGCCTGTCCATAAATTCAGTTCGGAAGAGTTTGTTAAAAAAGCAGGGCGCATACCGGCGCCAATACAGGCACTCACAAACTGA
- a CDS encoding DUF2115 domain-containing protein, translating to MICDHLNNGQELTTNLKKKANRFTPSDFMKIRSLMLQSTENLPSKYRQIYGEDLFRHLYETIEEIKRYNATTLLLTFDRKDCLDLIQRIDLMQEEDNEKNRLFTDLAKLTSIYLIFVAGKPLHPLNMEFPGGSKIAKKDNVYYCPAKNKQKDVEIALCKFCICRDMDEMGE from the coding sequence ATGATCTGCGACCATTTAAACAATGGGCAAGAATTAACTACCAATCTCAAGAAGAAGGCAAACCGGTTTACTCCTTCAGATTTTATGAAAATAAGATCTCTGATGTTGCAAAGTACTGAAAACCTCCCTTCAAAATACAGACAGATATATGGTGAGGATTTATTCAGGCATCTTTATGAAACCATAGAGGAGATTAAAAGATACAACGCAACCACTCTACTCTTAACTTTTGATAGGAAGGATTGCCTGGATCTAATTCAGCGTATCGATTTAATGCAGGAAGAGGATAATGAAAAAAACAGGTTGTTCACAGATCTGGCCAAATTGACTTCAATATACCTCATATTTGTTGCAGGCAAGCCCCTCCATCCTTTAAATATGGAATTCCCTGGAGGTAGCAAAATTGCAAAAAAGGACAATGTGTATTATTGTCCCGCGAAAAACAAACAGAAAGATGTGGAGATTGCATTATGCAAGTTTTGCATATGCAGGGATATGGATGAAATGGGGGAGTGA
- a CDS encoding ATPase domain-containing protein yields MDSPGALYSLMDTEPTKLRKQWFHLFEPLRRENITTFFVFETYDIIGQTLQSSGMEGYLPDGIIDTMIKTKDDSSQRYIKVKKMRAMSHMDSYILTVSGNGIESYKETSF; encoded by the coding sequence ATCGATTCTCCAGGCGCACTTTATTCTTTGATGGACACAGAACCAACCAAACTCAGAAAACAATGGTTTCATCTTTTCGAACCCCTGAGAAGAGAAAATATAACAACATTCTTTGTATTTGAAACATATGATATCATTGGCCAGACCCTACAGTCAAGTGGCATGGAAGGTTATCTGCCAGATGGCATTATAGATACGATGATAAAAACAAAGGATGACTCGTCCCAGAGATATATAAAGGTAAAGAAAATGAGAGCGATGTCTCACATGGACTCCTACATCCTTACTGTTTCAGGGAATGGTATTGAAAGCTACAAGGAGACGTCATTCTAA
- a CDS encoding MFS transporter, which produces MEKGRLLVYLSIFTIMGLSNAVIPILPELAGLGPGNHSVELSSFLFSAYFIGALLTMLPFGILAERYGFMRFVTISLLLTFFSGAIMLFTNEIHLLILARLMEGAACGAFFPAAFSYLGSFSKRKQYMGEFNFLLNAGLAGGVALSGLLATMGLKYGIMAFTVISFLTLIAGLGYLYKNGRDKEKLQSPIIAEIRQKISTTSGFLVDKSYTGIWIIVFVLIGTNGVLLALYPDYSTGMLSKAELGMAIAVSYISTMISSIWVSHTSMKSKQMINMGIVVAASGTLATIWLPFVGFALVGSGSGLAMVGLPTLLASMSKNKGITMGLYSTYTYGGLAIMPIFAGALSGIMGLEIIFAIFAILLFLTLFVNYKIRPNKNGR; this is translated from the coding sequence ATGGAAAAAGGCAGATTACTTGTTTATTTATCTATATTTACTATAATGGGATTGTCCAATGCAGTGATACCTATTCTTCCTGAACTTGCAGGACTTGGACCTGGAAATCATTCAGTCGAATTGTCAAGTTTTCTTTTTTCTGCCTATTTTATAGGAGCTTTGCTTACGATGCTGCCCTTTGGAATACTGGCAGAAAGATATGGCTTTATGAGATTTGTGACAATCAGCCTGTTATTGACATTTTTTTCAGGAGCTATAATGCTTTTTACCAATGAAATTCACCTGCTCATTCTTGCAAGATTAATGGAAGGTGCCGCATGTGGTGCATTTTTCCCAGCAGCATTTTCTTATCTTGGTTCATTCAGCAAGAGAAAACAGTATATGGGAGAATTTAATTTTCTATTAAATGCAGGACTTGCCGGCGGTGTTGCTTTAAGTGGTCTTTTGGCTACCATGGGTTTAAAGTATGGTATAATGGCTTTTACAGTTATATCTTTCTTGACCCTTATTGCAGGGTTGGGATACCTGTACAAAAATGGCCGGGATAAAGAAAAATTGCAGTCTCCAATTATTGCTGAAATCCGGCAAAAGATCTCCACAACTTCAGGATTTCTGGTAGACAAATCTTATACGGGTATATGGATAATAGTTTTTGTACTGATAGGTACCAATGGTGTATTACTTGCTTTGTATCCTGATTACAGTACAGGCATGCTTTCTAAAGCCGAACTGGGAATGGCCATTGCAGTAAGCTATATCAGCACAATGATATCTTCCATTTGGGTATCACATACATCCATGAAATCAAAACAAATGATCAATATGGGCATTGTGGTAGCAGCTTCAGGAACCCTGGCTACCATATGGTTGCCTTTTGTAGGATTTGCATTGGTGGGATCTGGTTCAGGACTCGCGATGGTTGGATTACCCACGCTGCTGGCATCAATGAGTAAGAACAAGGGGATCACAATGGGCCTTTACAGCACATATACCTATGGAGGTCTTGCAATCATGCCTATATTTGCAGGAGCCCTCTCGGGAATTATGGGATTGGAAATAATCTTTGCTATTTTTGCAATTCTCCTTTTCCTGACTCTTTTTGTTAATTATAAAATAAGACCAAATAAAAACGGGAGATAA
- a CDS encoding hydantoinase/oxoprolinase family protein — protein MKYSLGIDAGGTYTDVAIIENNSGKVVSSNKALTTYPDLLEGIENSIDGLDFQYLEDIAVVSVSTTLATNTVLENTGYPVALILIGEHGSESEGFPSQHIFHAKGGHDHKGLEMQELDISPIESFVKDVRDKVSAFAISSHFSIRNPDHEIKTRELIQTIVDMPVVCGHELSQDIGAYERAVTATLNARLIPVIKQFIETIIKDIRRRGISARLLMLKCDGSVTGIEDALKKPIETVFSGPAASLIGASHLSGRHTCVTIDVGGTSTDISSISNGVPELSESGGIVGGWKTRVRAIHMETSAMGGDSGIWTRKGGLFIGPRRVIPLCLAAQMYPGFISKLKNASNPQRDLFDENIQPARFFVKNSSGKHELTDSERRILDVLGSEPMSYRELTSLTRSHISSNMLDLLISKRFIRVIGFTPTDVLHVLGDYEQWDVEAASIGADIFARFAFSSKFEICETLKEKFALNMAYDLICFALPNIEKESIMETLTGNYPATFKVKLPVVLIGGPVAPYVKSLGKIVDADIILPQHADVGNAIGALYGKGIKRLEYLIRPASLSEPDQDFLVFSQNGRKSFQTYTQAYDYSIDNGKNVLFEYMKSCGIKKDQISFNIKEKKVIPEGWKHPPMETQLTIMGIGTSPL, from the coding sequence AAAACAATTCAGGAAAAGTAGTCAGTTCAAACAAAGCACTTACAACATATCCGGATTTACTTGAAGGCATCGAAAATTCAATTGATGGACTTGATTTTCAATATCTTGAAGATATTGCAGTCGTTTCTGTCTCTACAACCCTTGCCACAAACACGGTCCTTGAAAATACCGGATATCCCGTAGCACTTATACTGATTGGGGAACACGGAAGCGAAAGCGAAGGTTTTCCTTCCCAGCATATATTTCATGCAAAAGGTGGCCATGATCACAAAGGCCTGGAAATGCAAGAACTTGATATTAGTCCCATTGAGTCCTTTGTCAAGGATGTGAGGGATAAAGTATCTGCATTTGCAATTTCATCTCATTTCAGCATCCGTAATCCGGATCACGAAATAAAAACACGAGAATTGATTCAAACAATTGTTGATATGCCAGTTGTTTGTGGTCATGAACTCTCTCAGGATATAGGAGCTTATGAAAGAGCTGTAACAGCTACACTCAATGCACGGCTTATTCCTGTAATAAAGCAATTTATTGAAACTATAATCAAAGACATCAGAAGAAGAGGGATAAGTGCCAGGCTCCTGATGCTTAAATGTGATGGTTCTGTAACAGGTATCGAGGATGCACTCAAAAAACCTATAGAAACCGTATTTTCAGGACCTGCTGCAAGTCTTATCGGAGCTTCTCATTTAAGTGGGAGGCATACCTGTGTCACAATTGATGTGGGGGGCACAAGTACCGATATTTCATCCATTTCAAATGGAGTACCTGAACTAAGTGAATCCGGCGGAATTGTAGGAGGATGGAAAACCAGAGTACGTGCAATTCATATGGAAACCTCTGCAATGGGGGGAGATAGTGGAATCTGGACGCGTAAAGGAGGACTGTTTATAGGACCCCGACGTGTAATCCCTCTCTGTCTTGCAGCACAAATGTACCCGGGATTCATATCAAAATTAAAAAACGCTTCTAATCCACAAAGGGATCTCTTTGATGAAAATATCCAACCAGCCAGATTTTTCGTTAAAAACAGCTCTGGCAAACATGAATTAACAGACTCCGAAAGAAGAATACTTGACGTGCTTGGCAGTGAACCGATGTCTTACAGGGAACTTACATCCCTCACCAGGAGCCACATTTCATCAAATATGCTAGACTTACTTATAAGCAAACGATTCATAAGGGTTATAGGTTTCACTCCGACAGATGTATTACATGTATTGGGAGATTATGAACAATGGGATGTGGAAGCCGCATCAATCGGGGCTGACATTTTTGCAAGATTTGCTTTTAGCAGTAAATTTGAAATATGTGAAACACTGAAAGAAAAATTTGCTCTCAATATGGCATATGACCTGATATGTTTCGCTCTTCCAAATATCGAAAAAGAGAGTATAATGGAGACCCTAACTGGTAATTACCCTGCTACTTTTAAGGTGAAATTACCTGTAGTCCTTATTGGTGGCCCTGTAGCCCCATATGTAAAATCACTTGGAAAAATTGTGGACGCTGACATCATTCTCCCGCAACATGCAGATGTGGGAAACGCAATTGGGGCTCTATATGGTAAAGGAATAAAAAGACTTGAGTACCTTATAAGGCCTGCATCTTTATCCGAACCAGATCAGGATTTCCTTGTTTTTTCCCAAAATGGAAGAAAGAGTTTCCAAACTTACACGCAAGCCTATGATTATTCCATAGATAACGGCAAAAATGTACTATTTGAATATATGAAAAGTTGTGGTATCAAAAAAGATCAGATATCTTTCAATATAAAGGAAAAGAAAGTAATTCCTGAAGGGTGGAAACATCCCCCCATGGAAACACAATTGACAATTATGGGAATAGGTACATCCCCACTTTAA
- a CDS encoding Hsp20/alpha crystallin family protein, translated as MNDRKKDDNNRDENNSFEDIEDLLQYVFEKMREGNDNKPFVYGFSIAHNPMDNDQFNEQSPPAEETPEDVFVKDQTPLVETFKTDDEVYVTVDIKVDEDLVSIASRHNEVDIAVHFPDAGCTETQHVTLPASVDPDSESISCSHGVMDIRYKRRVASTLN; from the coding sequence ATGAATGATCGCAAAAAAGATGACAACAATAGAGACGAAAATAATTCTTTCGAAGACATCGAAGACCTTCTTCAGTATGTTTTTGAAAAGATGAGAGAAGGTAATGACAATAAGCCCTTCGTATATGGGTTTTCCATTGCTCATAACCCTATGGATAATGATCAATTCAATGAACAATCACCACCAGCAGAGGAGACACCAGAGGATGTTTTTGTAAAAGACCAAACTCCCCTGGTTGAGACATTTAAGACCGACGATGAAGTTTACGTTACAGTCGACATTAAAGTTGACGAAGATCTTGTGTCAATTGCCTCACGCCACAATGAAGTAGACATTGCAGTGCATTTCCCGGACGCTGGATGCACTGAGACACAACACGTAACTCTGCCTGCAAGTGTTGATCCAGATAGTGAGTCGATCAGTTGCAGCCATGGAGTAATGGATATTAGGTATAAACGAAGAGTGGCTTCTACTTTGAATTGA
- a CDS encoding ACT domain-containing protein translates to MTSTRFVITVIGIDKVGIVAHITNVLAQFEVNIVDISQTIMEDLFTMIMLTESKEKGFDLDAFQNAINAAGDELGVEIQVQKDDVFRFMHRI, encoded by the coding sequence ATGACATCCACACGTTTTGTTATCACTGTAATTGGAATAGATAAAGTCGGGATAGTAGCACATATAACAAATGTATTGGCCCAATTCGAGGTGAACATTGTGGACATAAGCCAGACTATAATGGAAGATCTGTTCACCATGATAATGCTGACAGAGTCAAAAGAAAAGGGATTTGACCTTGATGCGTTCCAGAATGCAATAAATGCTGCTGGAGATGAACTTGGTGTTGAGATCCAGGTACAGAAAGACGATGTATTCCGTTTCATGCACCGTATATGA